One window from the genome of Garra rufa chromosome 1, GarRuf1.0, whole genome shotgun sequence encodes:
- the atp2a1 gene encoding sarcoplasmic/endoplasmic reticulum calcium ATPase 1 isoform X1 — protein sequence MENAHTKDSAECLAYFGVSESTGLAPDQVKKNQAKFGFNELPAEEGKTIWELVVEQFEDLLVRILLLAACISFVLALFEEGEETVTAFVEPFVILLILIANAVVGVWQERNAESAIEALKEYEPEMGKVYRADRKSVQMIKAREIVPGDIVEVSVGDKVPADIRITAIRSTTLRVDQSILTGESVSVIKHTESVPDPRAVNQDKKNMLFSGTNIAAGKAVGVVVATGVSTEIGKIRDQMAATEQEKTPLQQKLDEFGEQLSKVISLICVAVWLINIGHFNDPVHGGSWIRGAVYYFKIAVALAVAAIPEGLPAVITTCLALGTRRMAKKNAIVRSLPSVETLGCTSVICSDKTGTLTTNQMCVTKMFVIEKVEGESVTLDQYDISGSKYTPEGEVTKGGYPVKCGQYDGLVELATICALCNDSSLDYNESKGIYEKVGEATETALCCLVEKMNVFNTEVRGLSKVERANTCCTVIKQLMKKEFTLEFSRDRKSMSVYCSPAKSSKAPVGNKMFVKGAPEGVIERCAYVRVGTTRVPLTGSVKDKIMAVIKEWGTGRDTLRCLALATCDNPLRKDEMNLEDSTKFAEYETDLTFVGCVGMLDPPRKEVVGSIELCRAAGIRVIMITGDNKGTAVAICRRIGIFSDDEDVTGRAFTGREFDDLPLPQQREAVRKACCYARVEPSHKSKIVEFLQSFDEITAMTGDGVNDAPALKKAEIGIAMGSGTAVAKSASEMVLADDNFSSIVAAVEEGRAIYNNMKQFIRYLISSNVGEVVCIFLTAALGLPEALIPVQLLWVNLVTDGLPATALGFNPPDLDIMGKAPRSPKEPLISGWLFFRYLAIGGYVGAATVAAAGWWFIYCEDGPMVSFYQLSHFMQCTADNEDFAGVECEVFEAAPPMTMALSVLVTIEMCNALNSLSENQSLLRMPPWSNIWLVGAMSLSMSLHFMIIYVDPLPMIFKLTHLNLEQWIVVLKLSFPVILIDELLKFVARNYLEQKDENLVSKKWD from the exons ATGGAGAACGCACACACCAAGGATTCAGCAGAATGCCTGGCCTACTTCGGCGTGAGCGAGAGCACAGGCCTCGCTCCAGATCAGGTCAAGAAAAACCAAGCCAAATTCGGATTCAACG AGCTTCCTGCTGAAGAAG GTAAGACCATCTGGGAGTTGGTGGTTGAGCAGTTTGAAGATCTCCTGGTCAGGATCCTGCTGTTGGCTGCTTGCATCTCTTTT GTACTGGCCTTGTTTGAGGAAGGTGAGGAAACAGTCACTGCCTTCGTCGAGCCATTTGTCATCCTTCTCATCCTTATTGCTAATGCTGTTGTTGGAGTATGGCAG GAGCGCAATGCGGAGAGCGCCATCGAGGCTCTGAAGGAGTACGAGCCGGAGATGGGCAAAGTCTACCGCGCTGACAGAAAGAGCGTGCAGATGATCAAAGCCAGAGAGATTGTTCCTGGAGACATTGTGGAAGTATCAG TTGGTGACAAGGTCCCCGCTGATATCAGAATCACCGCCATCCGCTCCACAACTCTGCGTGTGGACCAGTCTATCCTCACtg GTGAGTCCGTCAGTGTGATTAAACACACAGAGTCTGTTCCTGACCCCAGGGCTGTCAACCAGGACAAGAAGAACATGCTTTTCTCT GGTACTAACATCGCTGCTGGCAAGGCTGTCGGAGTTGTGGTCGCCACCGGAGTCTCCACCGAGATCGGAAAAATCCGTGACCAGATGGCTGCCACTGAGCAGGAGAAGACCCCCTTGCAGCAGAAGCTTGATGAGTTTGGTGAGCAGCTTTCCAAAGTCATCTCCCTCATCTGCGTGGCTGTCTGGCTCATCAACATCGGCCACTTCAACGACCCCGTCCATGGTGGATCCTGGATCCGCGGTGCCGTCTATTACTTCAAGATCGCTGTGGCTCTTGCTGTAGCTGCCATCCCCGAAG GTCTGCCTGCTGTCATCACAACCTGCTTGGCTTTGGGAACCCGCCGTATGGCTAAGAAGAACGCCATTGTCCGTTCTCTTCCCTCTGTAGAGACTCTGGGCTGCACATCTGTCATTTGCTCAGACAAGACTGGCACCCTTACCACCAACCAGATGTGTGTTACAAAG ATGTTCGTCATTGAGAAAGTGGAGGGAGAATCTGTGACTCTTGACCAGTATGACATTTCTGGATCCAAGTACACACCAGAGGGAGAAGT TACTAAGGGTGGATATCCTGTCAAGTGTGGCCAGTATGATGGCCTTGTTGAGCTGGCAACCATCTGCGCCTTATGCAACGACTCTTCTCTGGACTACAATGAG TCTAAAGGAATCTATGAGAAAGTGGGTGAAGCAACAGAGACCGCCCTGTGCTGCCTGGTTGAAAAGATGAATGTGTTCAACACTGAAGTCCGTGGTCTGTCCAAGGTGGAGAGAGCCAACACATGCTGCACT GTGATCAAGCAGCTCATGAAGAAGGAATTTACCCTTGAGTTCTCCCGTGACAGGAAGTCCATGTCCGTCTATTGCTCCCCCGCAAAGTCCTCCAAGGCCCCTGTTGGAAACAAAATGTTTGTCAAG GGTGCTCCTGAGGGTGTGATTGAAAGATGTGCCTATGTGCGTGTTGGAACCACCCGTGTACCCCTGACTGGTTCAGTTAAGGATAAGATCATGGCTGTGATCAAGGAATGGGGAACTGGCCGTGATACCCTGCGCTGCCTGGCACTGGCTACCTGTGACAACCCTCTGAGAAAGGATGAAATGAACCTGGAGGACTCCACAAAGTTTGCTGAATATGAG ACTGATCTCACCTTCGTGGGTTGCGTTGGTATGCTTGATCCTCCTCGTAAAGAGGTTGTTGGATCCATTGAGCTGTGCAGGGCTGCTGGCATCCGTGTGATCATGATCACAG GTGATAACAAGGGTACCGCTGTGGCTATCTGCCGCCGTATTGGAATCTTCAGCGATGATGAGGATGTGACAGGCCGTGCTTTCACTGGACGTGAGTTTGATGACCTTCCACTACCCCAGCAGAGGGAGGCTGTGCGTAAAGCCTGCTGTTATGCTCGTGTCGAGCCCTCCCACAAGAGCAAGATCGTTGAGTTCCTTCAGAGTTTTGATGAGATCACTGCCATG ACTGGTGATGGTGTGAATGATGCTCCTGCCCTGAAAAAGGCAGAAATTGGCATTGCCATGGGCTCTGGCACTGCTGTTGCCAAGTCAGCCTCTGAGATGGTCCTGGCCGATGACAACTTCTCCAGCATTGTGGCTGCCGTTGAGGAGGGCAGAGCCATTTACAACAACATGAAGCAGTTCATCCGCTACCTTATCTCCTCCAACGTCGGAGAGGTCGTGTG TATCTTCCTGACTGCTGCTCTTGGTCTTCCTGAGGCTCTGATCCCAGTTCAGcttctgtgggtgaacctggtgACTGACGGTCTTCCAGCCACCGCTCTGGGATTCAACCCTCCTGATTTGGACATCATGGGCAAGGCTCCCCGCTCCCCCAAGGAGCCCCTCATCTCTGGCTGGCTCTTCTTCAGATACCTGGCCATTGGAG GTTATGTTGGTGCTGCAACTGTCGCTGCTGCTGGCTGGTGGTTCATTTACTGCGAAGATGGCCCCATGGTCTCCTTCTACCAGCTG TCCCACTTCATGCAGTGCACTGCTGACAACGAGGACTTTGCCGGCGTTGAATGCGAGGTGTTTGAGGCAGCTCCACCCATGACAATGGCTTTGTCTGTCCTGGTCACCATTGAGATGTGCAATGCTCTGAACAG CTTATCCGAGAATCAGTCTCTGCTCCGTATGCCTCCATGGAGTAATATCTGGTTGGTGGGAGCTATGAGTCTCTCCATGTCTCTGCACTTCATGATCATCTATGTGGATCCTCTGCCC ATGATCTTCAAGCTAACCCATCTCAACCTGGAACAGTGGATCGTTGTACTGAAGCTTTCCTTCCCAGTCATCCTTATTGATGAGCTTCTCAAGTTTGTTGCCCGCAACTACTTGGAGC AGAAAGATGAGAATCTAGTGTCCAAAAAGTGGGACTGA
- the atp2a1 gene encoding sarcoplasmic/endoplasmic reticulum calcium ATPase 1 isoform X2, with translation MENAHTKDSAECLAYFGVSESTGLAPDQVKKNQAKFGFNELPAEEGKTIWELVVEQFEDLLVRILLLAACISFVLALFEEGEETVTAFVEPFVILLILIANAVVGVWQERNAESAIEALKEYEPEMGKVYRADRKSVQMIKAREIVPGDIVEVSVGDKVPADIRITAIRSTTLRVDQSILTGESVSVIKHTESVPDPRAVNQDKKNMLFSGTNIAAGKAVGVVVATGVSTEIGKIRDQMAATEQEKTPLQQKLDEFGEQLSKVISLICVAVWLINIGHFNDPVHGGSWIRGAVYYFKIAVALAVAAIPEGLPAVITTCLALGTRRMAKKNAIVRSLPSVETLGCTSVICSDKTGTLTTNQMCVTKMFVIEKVEGESVTLDQYDISGSKYTPEGEVTKGGYPVKCGQYDGLVELATICALCNDSSLDYNESKGIYEKVGEATETALCCLVEKMNVFNTEVRGLSKVERANTCCTVIKQLMKKEFTLEFSRDRKSMSVYCSPAKSSKAPVGNKMFVKGAPEGVIERCAYVRVGTTRVPLTGSVKDKIMAVIKEWGTGRDTLRCLALATCDNPLRKDEMNLEDSTKFAEYETDLTFVGCVGMLDPPRKEVVGSIELCRAAGIRVIMITGDNKGTAVAICRRIGIFSDDEDVTGRAFTGREFDDLPLPQQREAVRKACCYARVEPSHKSKIVEFLQSFDEITAMTGDGVNDAPALKKAEIGIAMGSGTAVAKSASEMVLADDNFSSIVAAVEEGRAIYNNMKQFIRYLISSNVGEVVCIFLTAALGLPEALIPVQLLWVNLVTDGLPATALGFNPPDLDIMGKAPRSPKEPLISGWLFFRYLAIGGYVGAATVAAAGWWFIYCEDGPMVSFYQLSHFMQCTADNEDFAGVECEVFEAAPPMTMALSVLVTIEMCNALNSLSENQSLLRMPPWSNIWLVGAMSLSMSLHFMIIYVDPLPMIFKLTHLNLEQWIVVLKLSFPVILIDELLKFVARNYLEP, from the exons ATGGAGAACGCACACACCAAGGATTCAGCAGAATGCCTGGCCTACTTCGGCGTGAGCGAGAGCACAGGCCTCGCTCCAGATCAGGTCAAGAAAAACCAAGCCAAATTCGGATTCAACG AGCTTCCTGCTGAAGAAG GTAAGACCATCTGGGAGTTGGTGGTTGAGCAGTTTGAAGATCTCCTGGTCAGGATCCTGCTGTTGGCTGCTTGCATCTCTTTT GTACTGGCCTTGTTTGAGGAAGGTGAGGAAACAGTCACTGCCTTCGTCGAGCCATTTGTCATCCTTCTCATCCTTATTGCTAATGCTGTTGTTGGAGTATGGCAG GAGCGCAATGCGGAGAGCGCCATCGAGGCTCTGAAGGAGTACGAGCCGGAGATGGGCAAAGTCTACCGCGCTGACAGAAAGAGCGTGCAGATGATCAAAGCCAGAGAGATTGTTCCTGGAGACATTGTGGAAGTATCAG TTGGTGACAAGGTCCCCGCTGATATCAGAATCACCGCCATCCGCTCCACAACTCTGCGTGTGGACCAGTCTATCCTCACtg GTGAGTCCGTCAGTGTGATTAAACACACAGAGTCTGTTCCTGACCCCAGGGCTGTCAACCAGGACAAGAAGAACATGCTTTTCTCT GGTACTAACATCGCTGCTGGCAAGGCTGTCGGAGTTGTGGTCGCCACCGGAGTCTCCACCGAGATCGGAAAAATCCGTGACCAGATGGCTGCCACTGAGCAGGAGAAGACCCCCTTGCAGCAGAAGCTTGATGAGTTTGGTGAGCAGCTTTCCAAAGTCATCTCCCTCATCTGCGTGGCTGTCTGGCTCATCAACATCGGCCACTTCAACGACCCCGTCCATGGTGGATCCTGGATCCGCGGTGCCGTCTATTACTTCAAGATCGCTGTGGCTCTTGCTGTAGCTGCCATCCCCGAAG GTCTGCCTGCTGTCATCACAACCTGCTTGGCTTTGGGAACCCGCCGTATGGCTAAGAAGAACGCCATTGTCCGTTCTCTTCCCTCTGTAGAGACTCTGGGCTGCACATCTGTCATTTGCTCAGACAAGACTGGCACCCTTACCACCAACCAGATGTGTGTTACAAAG ATGTTCGTCATTGAGAAAGTGGAGGGAGAATCTGTGACTCTTGACCAGTATGACATTTCTGGATCCAAGTACACACCAGAGGGAGAAGT TACTAAGGGTGGATATCCTGTCAAGTGTGGCCAGTATGATGGCCTTGTTGAGCTGGCAACCATCTGCGCCTTATGCAACGACTCTTCTCTGGACTACAATGAG TCTAAAGGAATCTATGAGAAAGTGGGTGAAGCAACAGAGACCGCCCTGTGCTGCCTGGTTGAAAAGATGAATGTGTTCAACACTGAAGTCCGTGGTCTGTCCAAGGTGGAGAGAGCCAACACATGCTGCACT GTGATCAAGCAGCTCATGAAGAAGGAATTTACCCTTGAGTTCTCCCGTGACAGGAAGTCCATGTCCGTCTATTGCTCCCCCGCAAAGTCCTCCAAGGCCCCTGTTGGAAACAAAATGTTTGTCAAG GGTGCTCCTGAGGGTGTGATTGAAAGATGTGCCTATGTGCGTGTTGGAACCACCCGTGTACCCCTGACTGGTTCAGTTAAGGATAAGATCATGGCTGTGATCAAGGAATGGGGAACTGGCCGTGATACCCTGCGCTGCCTGGCACTGGCTACCTGTGACAACCCTCTGAGAAAGGATGAAATGAACCTGGAGGACTCCACAAAGTTTGCTGAATATGAG ACTGATCTCACCTTCGTGGGTTGCGTTGGTATGCTTGATCCTCCTCGTAAAGAGGTTGTTGGATCCATTGAGCTGTGCAGGGCTGCTGGCATCCGTGTGATCATGATCACAG GTGATAACAAGGGTACCGCTGTGGCTATCTGCCGCCGTATTGGAATCTTCAGCGATGATGAGGATGTGACAGGCCGTGCTTTCACTGGACGTGAGTTTGATGACCTTCCACTACCCCAGCAGAGGGAGGCTGTGCGTAAAGCCTGCTGTTATGCTCGTGTCGAGCCCTCCCACAAGAGCAAGATCGTTGAGTTCCTTCAGAGTTTTGATGAGATCACTGCCATG ACTGGTGATGGTGTGAATGATGCTCCTGCCCTGAAAAAGGCAGAAATTGGCATTGCCATGGGCTCTGGCACTGCTGTTGCCAAGTCAGCCTCTGAGATGGTCCTGGCCGATGACAACTTCTCCAGCATTGTGGCTGCCGTTGAGGAGGGCAGAGCCATTTACAACAACATGAAGCAGTTCATCCGCTACCTTATCTCCTCCAACGTCGGAGAGGTCGTGTG TATCTTCCTGACTGCTGCTCTTGGTCTTCCTGAGGCTCTGATCCCAGTTCAGcttctgtgggtgaacctggtgACTGACGGTCTTCCAGCCACCGCTCTGGGATTCAACCCTCCTGATTTGGACATCATGGGCAAGGCTCCCCGCTCCCCCAAGGAGCCCCTCATCTCTGGCTGGCTCTTCTTCAGATACCTGGCCATTGGAG GTTATGTTGGTGCTGCAACTGTCGCTGCTGCTGGCTGGTGGTTCATTTACTGCGAAGATGGCCCCATGGTCTCCTTCTACCAGCTG TCCCACTTCATGCAGTGCACTGCTGACAACGAGGACTTTGCCGGCGTTGAATGCGAGGTGTTTGAGGCAGCTCCACCCATGACAATGGCTTTGTCTGTCCTGGTCACCATTGAGATGTGCAATGCTCTGAACAG CTTATCCGAGAATCAGTCTCTGCTCCGTATGCCTCCATGGAGTAATATCTGGTTGGTGGGAGCTATGAGTCTCTCCATGTCTCTGCACTTCATGATCATCTATGTGGATCCTCTGCCC ATGATCTTCAAGCTAACCCATCTCAACCTGGAACAGTGGATCGTTGTACTGAAGCTTTCCTTCCCAGTCATCCTTATTGATGAGCTTCTCAAGTTTGTTGCCCGCAACTACTTGGAGC ccTAA